From one Streptomyces sp. ICC1 genomic stretch:
- the mmsA gene encoding multiple monosaccharide ABC transporter ATP-binding protein codes for MARPVLEMRSISKTFPGVKALSEVNLTVTAGEVHAVCGENGAGKSTLMKVLSGVHPHGGYQGEIYFEGEPCRFKDIRASEQRGIVIIHQELALVPYLSIAENIFLGNEHATRGVISWHKTLTHAAALIRQVGLDESPHTRIADLGVGKQQLVEIAKALAKKVKLLILDEPTAALNDEDSRKLLDLILELKAQGISCILISHKLNEIARVADAVTILRDGRTIETIAIGPEGISEERIIRGMVGRDLEHRYPERASEIGEVAFEIEDWSVQHPIDHRRKVVDGVSLNVRRGEIVGIAGLMGAGRTELAMSVFGRSYGRWTGGRVRLDGREIRTRTVPEAIGHGIAYVTEDRKQLGLNLGDDISRNISLSALGKVARRGWVDRHEEARVAESFRRTMNIKAPSVFAETGKLSGGNQQKVVLSKWIFAEPDVLILDEPTRGIDIGAKAEIYTVIAELAAQGKAVLVISSELPELLGMCDRIYTMAAGRITGEVNRADATQESLMRLMTMSAAYPDKQV; via the coding sequence ATGGCCCGACCCGTTCTCGAGATGCGGTCAATCAGCAAGACGTTTCCCGGTGTGAAGGCCCTCTCCGAAGTCAACCTCACCGTCACCGCGGGTGAGGTGCACGCCGTCTGCGGTGAGAACGGCGCCGGCAAGTCCACGCTGATGAAGGTACTCAGCGGGGTCCACCCCCATGGCGGCTACCAGGGCGAGATCTACTTCGAGGGCGAGCCCTGCCGCTTCAAGGACATCCGGGCCAGCGAGCAGCGCGGCATCGTGATCATCCACCAGGAACTCGCGCTGGTGCCCTACCTGTCCATCGCCGAGAACATCTTCCTCGGCAACGAGCACGCCACCCGGGGCGTCATCAGCTGGCACAAGACGCTGACCCACGCCGCCGCACTGATCCGGCAGGTCGGACTCGACGAGAGCCCGCACACCAGGATCGCCGATCTCGGCGTGGGCAAACAGCAGTTGGTCGAGATCGCCAAGGCGCTCGCCAAGAAGGTCAAACTGCTCATCCTGGACGAGCCGACGGCCGCCCTGAACGACGAGGACAGCCGCAAGCTGCTCGACCTGATCCTCGAACTCAAGGCGCAGGGCATCTCCTGCATCCTCATCTCGCACAAGCTGAACGAAATCGCCCGGGTCGCCGATGCCGTCACCATCCTGCGCGACGGGCGGACCATCGAGACGATCGCGATCGGTCCCGAGGGCATCTCCGAGGAGCGGATCATCCGCGGCATGGTCGGCCGCGACCTGGAACACCGCTACCCCGAGCGCGCCTCCGAGATCGGCGAGGTCGCCTTCGAGATCGAGGACTGGAGCGTCCAACACCCGATCGACCACCGGCGCAAGGTGGTCGACGGCGTCTCGCTCAACGTCCGTCGAGGCGAGATCGTCGGCATCGCCGGCCTCATGGGCGCCGGCCGCACCGAACTGGCCATGAGCGTCTTCGGCCGCTCGTACGGGCGATGGACCGGCGGCCGGGTGCGGCTGGACGGCCGGGAGATCCGTACCCGGACGGTGCCGGAGGCGATCGGGCACGGCATCGCATACGTGACCGAGGACCGCAAGCAGCTCGGCCTCAACCTGGGCGACGACATCAGCCGGAACATCTCTCTGAGCGCCCTCGGCAAGGTCGCCCGGCGGGGCTGGGTCGACCGGCACGAGGAGGCGAGGGTCGCCGAATCGTTCCGGCGGACCATGAACATCAAGGCCCCCTCGGTGTTCGCGGAGACCGGCAAACTCAGCGGCGGCAACCAGCAGAAGGTCGTCCTCAGCAAGTGGATCTTCGCCGAGCCGGACGTGCTGATACTCGACGAACCCACCCGGGGCATCGACATCGGCGCCAAGGCGGAGATCTACACCGTCATCGCCGAACTCGCCGCCCAGGGCAAGGCGGTGCTCGTCATCTCCTCCGAACTCCCCGAACTCCTGGGCATGTGCGACCGGATCTACACCATGGCCGCAGGCCGGATCACCGGTGAGGTCAACCGCGCGGACGCCACCCAGGAATCCCTCATGCGGCTCATGACCATGAGCGCGGCATACCCCGACAAGCAGGTGTGA
- the mmsB gene encoding multiple monosaccharide ABC transporter permease yields the protein MAQTKTTPDTTPRTPETGRRPSAGAVLARALRGNLRQYGMLLALALIVLLFQFWTGGILLQPLNITNLIQQNGYILILAIGMMIVIIAGHIDLSVGSLAAFVGAAAAVMMVKHHAPWPVALVAALLIGALAGAWQGFWIAYLGIPSFIVTLAGMLLFRGGTQILLQGQSVAPFPKGFQNISSGFLPVVGPHTNYHNLTLLLGFVVLAVAILQEVRGRRRAASYGLEPLPAGLFLVKLGAITAAVVAFTLLLASYHGVPIVLLILGVLLVGFGYVMRNSILGRHTYAIGGNEAAARLSGVKSKRVVFLAFVNMGVLAALAGMVFAARLNAGTPQAGINFELEAIAAAFIGGASASGGVGTVIGALTGGLVLGVLNNGMSLVGVGTDYQQVIKGLVLLAAVGFDVYNKRKAGG from the coding sequence ATGGCCCAGACCAAGACCACCCCAGACACCACGCCCCGCACACCGGAGACCGGCCGACGACCGTCGGCCGGTGCCGTACTGGCCCGAGCGCTGCGCGGCAACCTGCGCCAGTACGGGATGCTGCTCGCGCTGGCGCTGATCGTGCTGTTGTTCCAGTTCTGGACGGGCGGCATCCTGCTCCAGCCGCTCAACATCACCAATCTGATCCAGCAGAACGGCTACATCCTCATCCTGGCCATCGGCATGATGATCGTGATCATCGCCGGGCACATCGACCTGTCGGTCGGGTCGCTCGCCGCCTTCGTCGGGGCGGCCGCGGCGGTGATGATGGTCAAACACCACGCGCCGTGGCCCGTGGCGCTGGTGGCCGCGCTGCTGATCGGGGCTCTCGCCGGAGCCTGGCAAGGGTTCTGGATCGCCTATCTCGGGATCCCCTCGTTCATCGTCACGCTGGCCGGCATGCTGCTGTTCCGCGGTGGGACCCAGATCCTCCTTCAGGGCCAGTCGGTGGCGCCGTTCCCCAAGGGCTTCCAGAACATCAGCAGCGGCTTCCTCCCCGTGGTCGGCCCCCACACCAACTACCACAACCTCACCCTGCTACTGGGCTTCGTGGTGCTGGCCGTCGCGATCCTGCAGGAGGTGCGCGGACGGCGGCGGGCCGCCTCGTACGGGCTGGAACCGCTCCCGGCCGGTCTGTTCCTGGTGAAGCTCGGCGCGATCACCGCGGCCGTGGTGGCCTTCACGCTGCTGCTGGCCAGCTACCACGGGGTGCCGATCGTTCTGCTGATCCTCGGCGTCCTGCTGGTCGGCTTCGGATACGTGATGCGCAACTCGATCCTCGGCCGGCACACCTACGCCATCGGCGGAAACGAGGCGGCGGCGAGGCTGTCCGGGGTGAAGAGCAAGCGGGTCGTCTTCCTGGCCTTCGTGAACATGGGCGTCCTCGCGGCCCTGGCCGGGATGGTCTTCGCCGCGCGGCTCAACGCAGGTACGCCGCAGGCCGGCATCAACTTCGAGCTGGAGGCGATCGCCGCCGCCTTCATCGGCGGCGCCTCCGCGAGCGGCGGTGTGGGAACCGTCATCGGCGCGCTCACCGGCGGTCTGGTGCTGGGCGTACTGAACAACGGCATGTCGCTGGTCGGCGTGGGCACGGACTACCAGCAGGTGATCAAGGGCCTGGTACTGCTCGCGGCCGTCGGCTTCGACGTCTACAACAAGCGCAAGGCCGGAGGCTGA
- a CDS encoding expansin EXLX1 family cellulose-binding protein produces the protein MLGTAVILTVAGVLICLVTAMLPGPKAGAGAPADMAAPAATLAGTTPSAPTSPTPPADSSHAAATPSTAVAATTAATPPPSAKEAPPAASTPAPSAGRIQPETTYKAVATAYAAADGNGACLFGPSDDLMIAAMNTTDYESSRACGAYVRVRAANGASITVRITNECPLPCAPGQLDLSEQAFAKLAELKVGRIPITWSLVSPRTSDTLSLRYKTGSSAHWCGIQVIDHRNPVARLEVRTGKGWRKLPRTDYNYFLSADGGGCGGAMRITDIYGEQLTVDGTALLPNVAQPTRVQFAAH, from the coding sequence ATGCTGGGGACGGCAGTGATACTGACCGTCGCGGGCGTCCTCATCTGCCTGGTGACGGCCATGCTCCCCGGCCCCAAGGCCGGGGCCGGGGCGCCGGCCGACATGGCCGCCCCCGCCGCCACCCTGGCGGGAACCACGCCCTCGGCCCCGACGAGCCCCACGCCCCCGGCGGATAGCTCGCATGCCGCGGCGACCCCGAGCACGGCCGTCGCAGCGACCACCGCGGCGACGCCACCGCCTTCGGCTAAGGAGGCCCCACCGGCGGCGTCCACCCCGGCACCGTCGGCGGGACGCATCCAGCCCGAGACCACCTACAAGGCCGTCGCCACCGCCTACGCCGCCGCCGACGGCAACGGCGCCTGCCTGTTCGGCCCGAGCGACGACCTCATGATCGCGGCGATGAACACCACCGACTACGAGTCGTCCAGGGCCTGTGGCGCGTACGTGCGCGTCCGCGCCGCGAACGGCGCCTCGATCACGGTCCGGATCACCAACGAATGCCCGCTCCCCTGCGCGCCCGGACAACTGGACCTCAGCGAACAGGCCTTCGCGAAACTGGCCGAGCTCAAGGTCGGCCGCATCCCGATCACCTGGAGCCTGGTGAGCCCCCGCACGTCCGACACCCTCTCCCTCCGGTACAAGACCGGGTCCAGCGCCCACTGGTGCGGCATCCAGGTGATCGACCACCGGAATCCGGTCGCACGGCTGGAGGTACGCACCGGCAAGGGCTGGCGGAAGCTGCCCCGTACCGACTACAACTACTTCCTCTCCGCCGACGGCGGTGGGTGCGGCGGCGCGATGAGGATCACCGACATCTACGGAGAGCAGTTGACGGTCGACGGGACCGCGCTGCTGCCGAACGTCGCACAACCGACCAGGGTCCAGTTCGCCGCGCACTGA
- a CDS encoding SigE family RNA polymerase sigma factor, producing MVLDDASAEFHDFFERHYAELARFARLLTGEADGADDLAADALLALWQRWDRLRQAEYPLAYARGVVANLARSRIRSTVRERRRIALFWSRGAEPLHGPDVAGVVDVRTALARLPFRKRSCVVLRHAFDLSEKDTALALGISVGTVKSQTSKGMAELERMLGSTGAAGELLAGRRSR from the coding sequence ATGGTCCTCGATGACGCGTCCGCGGAGTTCCACGACTTCTTCGAACGCCACTACGCCGAACTCGCCCGGTTCGCCCGTCTCCTGACGGGCGAGGCGGACGGCGCCGACGATCTGGCCGCGGACGCCCTGCTCGCGCTGTGGCAGCGCTGGGACCGGCTGCGCCAGGCCGAGTACCCGCTCGCCTACGCCCGTGGCGTGGTCGCCAACCTGGCACGGTCGCGGATCCGCAGCACGGTGCGCGAGCGCCGCCGGATCGCCCTGTTCTGGTCCCGCGGTGCGGAGCCGTTGCACGGTCCGGACGTGGCCGGCGTGGTGGACGTGCGGACCGCTCTCGCCCGGTTGCCGTTCCGGAAGCGGTCGTGCGTGGTCCTGCGGCATGCCTTCGACCTGTCCGAGAAGGACACCGCTCTGGCGCTCGGAATATCGGTCGGTACGGTGAAGAGCCAGACCTCGAAGGGAATGGCCGAGCTGGAACGGATGCTGGGCAGCACAGGAGCAGCCGGGGAACTGTTGGCGGGGAGGAGGAGCCGTTGA
- a CDS encoding RICIN domain-containing protein, producing the protein MGLALGVPGVLGPYLLFVQADSKAATLDSDAYYEVVSVRSDKVLDVPGADTSDGAWTRQQSRVAGAASQHWRLRPTGDGYYELENRSSKKVLGVRGASIQSAAAIEQQSGHGEAAQQWKIEKAGGAAVKIVSRSSGMVLDVWGGSSGDGVPLIQYADHGGTNQRWKLVKAGGSGRYTWHNAQIVGGGFVTGLVFNPARKDLLYARTDIGGAYRWDATAARWTSLTDWIGGADWNLLGIESLATDPVDPNRLYLASGTYTNDWAGNGAILRSRDQGRTFQRTDLPFKLGGNEDGRSMGERLVVDPSDHGTLYLGTRKNGLWRSTDYGVTWSQVGSFPVKNGASSGVGLSFVTFGPSGSRTIYVGVADKTTSLYRSTDGGSTWQAVPGQPKGLLPQHGVLSGDGSLYLTYTNAPGPNGVTAGSVWKHTPSTGGWKNISPSSGGYGFAGLAVDPQRPSTVMVTTLDRWWPSDEIYRSADGGTSWKALGATSVRDSSAAPYVGTGIGHWMGALAIDPFDSGHVLYGTGSGMWGSHDVTAADSGRATHWTIPAKGLEETATLGLIKPPGLPLISALGDVSGFRHEDLTKVPAKALSGPLFTNTTGIDFAQSKPRFMVRVGLGGEQHGAYSADGGADWAPFATAPVRDAGGGSVAVSADGVAVVWAPDGQVPYSSTNRGSAWTAASGLPENTAVVADRSAANTFYALSGGTLYASTDGGKNFTARATGLGSGQLKAVPGIAGDLWIAGGGNGLLHSTNGGKSFGKLGGVEQASGVGFGKPAPGARYQALYLSGKVKGVTGLFRSTDGGSAWVRINDDQHQFGGSAISVISGDPDVYGRVYLGGYGRGVVYGDLS; encoded by the coding sequence ATGGGTCTGGCGCTGGGCGTGCCCGGTGTGCTCGGCCCCTACCTGCTGTTCGTGCAGGCCGACTCGAAGGCCGCGACGTTGGATTCCGACGCCTATTACGAGGTGGTGTCCGTGCGCAGCGACAAGGTGCTGGACGTGCCCGGCGCGGACACGTCGGACGGCGCCTGGACACGGCAGCAGAGCCGCGTGGCCGGTGCCGCGAGTCAGCACTGGCGGCTGAGGCCGACGGGGGACGGCTACTACGAGCTGGAGAACCGCAGCAGCAAGAAGGTCCTCGGTGTGCGGGGTGCCTCCATACAGTCGGCGGCCGCCATCGAGCAGCAGTCCGGCCACGGCGAGGCCGCGCAGCAGTGGAAGATCGAGAAGGCCGGCGGTGCGGCGGTGAAGATCGTCTCGCGGAGCAGCGGCATGGTGCTGGACGTGTGGGGCGGCTCCAGCGGCGACGGCGTGCCGCTCATCCAGTACGCGGACCATGGGGGCACCAACCAGCGGTGGAAGCTGGTGAAGGCGGGCGGCTCGGGCAGGTACACCTGGCACAACGCGCAGATCGTCGGTGGCGGGTTCGTCACCGGGCTGGTCTTCAACCCCGCCCGCAAGGACCTGCTGTACGCACGGACCGACATCGGCGGCGCCTACCGCTGGGACGCGACCGCCGCCCGGTGGACCTCCTTGACCGACTGGATCGGCGGAGCCGACTGGAACCTGCTGGGAATCGAGAGTCTGGCGACCGACCCGGTCGACCCGAACCGCCTGTACCTCGCGAGCGGCACCTACACCAACGACTGGGCGGGCAACGGCGCGATCCTGCGCTCCAGGGACCAGGGCAGGACGTTCCAGCGCACCGATCTGCCGTTCAAACTGGGCGGCAACGAGGACGGCCGGTCCATGGGCGAGCGGCTGGTGGTGGACCCGTCCGATCACGGCACGCTCTACCTGGGTACCCGCAAGAACGGGCTCTGGCGCAGCACCGACTACGGCGTGACGTGGAGCCAGGTCGGCAGCTTCCCCGTGAAGAACGGTGCGAGCAGCGGCGTCGGCCTCTCCTTCGTGACCTTCGGCCCGTCCGGCAGCCGGACGATCTACGTCGGGGTGGCCGACAAGACCACCTCGCTGTACCGCTCCACCGACGGTGGCAGCACCTGGCAGGCCGTGCCCGGCCAGCCGAAGGGGCTGCTGCCGCAGCACGGTGTGCTGTCCGGCGACGGCTCGCTGTACCTGACGTACACCAACGCGCCGGGCCCGAACGGCGTGACGGCCGGTTCGGTGTGGAAGCACACGCCGTCCACCGGGGGCTGGAAGAACATCTCGCCGTCCAGTGGCGGCTACGGGTTCGCCGGCCTGGCGGTCGATCCGCAGCGCCCGTCCACGGTGATGGTCACCACGCTGGACCGCTGGTGGCCCTCGGACGAGATCTACCGGTCGGCCGACGGCGGCACCTCCTGGAAGGCGCTCGGCGCGACCTCGGTCCGGGACAGCTCCGCAGCGCCGTACGTGGGCACCGGCATCGGTCACTGGATGGGCGCCCTGGCCATCGACCCCTTCGATTCCGGGCACGTGCTGTACGGCACGGGATCGGGGATGTGGGGTAGCCACGACGTGACCGCGGCGGACAGCGGGCGGGCGACGCACTGGACCATCCCGGCGAAGGGGTTGGAGGAGACCGCGACGCTCGGGCTGATCAAGCCCCCTGGTCTTCCCCTGATCAGTGCGCTCGGCGATGTCAGCGGCTTCCGGCACGAGGACCTCACCAAGGTGCCCGCCAAGGCGCTGTCCGGGCCGCTGTTCACCAACACCACGGGTATCGACTTCGCCCAGTCGAAGCCGCGGTTCATGGTGCGGGTCGGTCTCGGTGGCGAGCAGCACGGCGCCTACTCGGCCGACGGCGGAGCCGACTGGGCGCCGTTCGCCACGGCGCCGGTGCGCGACGCGGGCGGCGGTTCCGTGGCCGTCTCGGCGGACGGCGTCGCCGTGGTGTGGGCCCCTGATGGGCAGGTTCCGTACTCCTCGACCAACCGCGGCTCGGCCTGGACGGCGGCCTCCGGTCTGCCCGAGAACACGGCCGTGGTGGCCGACCGTTCGGCGGCGAACACCTTCTACGCCCTCAGCGGCGGCACCTTGTACGCCAGCACCGACGGCGGAAAGAACTTCACCGCCCGGGCCACCGGTCTGGGCAGCGGGCAGCTCAAGGCGGTTCCGGGCATCGCAGGTGACCTGTGGATCGCCGGCGGGGGCAATGGACTCCTGCACTCCACCAACGGGGGGAAGAGCTTCGGCAAGCTCGGCGGCGTGGAGCAGGCGAGCGGCGTCGGCTTCGGCAAGCCGGCCCCGGGTGCCCGGTACCAGGCGCTCTACCTCAGCGGGAAGGTGAAGGGCGTCACCGGGCTGTTCCGTTCAACCGACGGCGGCTCGGCCTGGGTCCGGATCAACGACGACCAGCACCAGTTCGGTGGCAGCGCCATCAGCGTCATCAGTGGCGACCCCGACGTGTACGGGCGGGTCTACCTGGGCGGCTACGGCCGTGGCGTGGTGTACGGCGACCTGTCCTGA
- a CDS encoding SpoIIE family protein phosphatase, whose translation MNGHVPVEELISGAAQAAGGWLGSLPVALMATGADGTIVRWNQVAQELLGYAPPQMLGHNIADLLHPGSDRSLGRSLWEAAATGRGVMGTVTAWHRDGHPLEVEIWASPVSDRRHGTASVLVFAADAHAARRIRGSSAVWDGLFARSPVGIAILDTQLRFLQVNAALEAMNGLPESAHVGRRLAQILPEVNAREMEEAMLEVLETGRPVLDRRRVGRTPAEPDHDRVWSCSYVRVEDPARMAIGVIASLVDITEQQRDHVEAEAGRSRLALLSEASMRVGSSLDLERTAQELADLAVPRLADAVTVDVLDVLANGDEPGMGLTGGAALRRLGKAPLSGSAVTDVLAPLGRTLVFPANAPYTQVLAARQPFLIARLDEETAASAARHSAKPSQLVELGVHSFAMAPLVARETVIGVATFYRTRPIGPFGAEDVTLAGELAARAALSIDNARLYHREHETAVILQRSMLPQHVTAPPGIAVSHRYLPASDVNEVGGDWYDVLPLAGGKAALLIGDVMGHGIAAAAVMGRLAASVRALARLDLPPVRLLHQLEDVLGDLAEPMLATFLYVVCDPATGHCTVTRAGHPPPALVLPDGRVRLLDTPPGVPLGVGGVAFTPAEFDVPPGSLLVLYTDGLIEARGSDLDERLAELTRLLGDPQRHLDHVCDSLITHLVPAAADDDVALLVARIGG comes from the coding sequence ATGAACGGGCACGTCCCGGTAGAGGAGCTGATCAGCGGGGCCGCGCAGGCCGCCGGCGGATGGCTGGGCTCCCTGCCGGTCGCGCTGATGGCCACCGGCGCCGACGGAACCATCGTGCGCTGGAACCAGGTCGCGCAGGAACTGCTCGGATACGCCCCGCCGCAGATGCTGGGCCACAACATCGCCGACCTCCTCCACCCCGGATCCGACCGCAGCCTGGGCCGCTCCCTGTGGGAAGCCGCGGCCACCGGCCGGGGCGTGATGGGCACCGTGACCGCCTGGCACCGCGACGGGCACCCGCTGGAGGTGGAGATCTGGGCCTCCCCGGTGTCCGACCGCCGGCACGGCACGGCCTCGGTCCTGGTCTTCGCCGCCGACGCCCACGCCGCCCGGCGCATCCGGGGATCCTCGGCGGTGTGGGACGGCCTGTTCGCCCGCTCCCCGGTCGGCATCGCCATCCTCGACACACAGCTGAGGTTCCTGCAGGTCAACGCCGCACTCGAAGCCATGAACGGGCTGCCGGAATCGGCGCACGTGGGACGCAGGCTGGCCCAGATCCTCCCGGAGGTGAACGCCCGCGAGATGGAGGAGGCCATGCTGGAGGTGCTGGAGACCGGCCGGCCGGTCCTCGACCGCCGCCGGGTCGGACGCACACCGGCCGAACCGGACCACGACCGGGTGTGGTCATGCTCCTACGTCCGGGTGGAGGATCCCGCCCGCATGGCCATCGGCGTCATCGCCTCCCTCGTCGACATCACCGAGCAGCAGCGCGACCACGTCGAAGCCGAAGCGGGACGGAGCAGGCTCGCCCTGCTCAGCGAGGCCAGCATGCGCGTCGGCTCCAGCCTCGACCTGGAGCGCACCGCTCAGGAGCTCGCCGATCTCGCCGTACCGCGCCTCGCCGACGCCGTCACCGTGGACGTCCTGGACGTGCTGGCCAACGGGGACGAGCCCGGCATGGGGCTGACCGGCGGGGCCGCCCTGCGGCGCCTCGGCAAGGCCCCGCTGTCCGGATCCGCGGTGACCGACGTCCTCGCCCCCCTCGGCAGGACGCTCGTCTTCCCCGCCAACGCCCCCTACACCCAGGTCCTCGCCGCCCGGCAGCCCTTCCTGATCGCCCGCCTCGACGAGGAGACCGCCGCCTCCGCCGCCCGGCACTCGGCCAAACCCAGCCAACTGGTCGAGCTGGGAGTGCACTCGTTCGCCATGGCACCGCTGGTGGCCCGGGAGACGGTGATCGGCGTCGCCACCTTCTACCGCACCCGCCCGATCGGGCCCTTCGGAGCCGAGGACGTCACCCTCGCCGGCGAGCTCGCCGCCCGCGCCGCGCTCAGCATCGACAACGCCCGGCTCTACCACCGCGAGCACGAGACCGCGGTCATCCTCCAGCGCAGCATGCTCCCGCAGCACGTCACCGCGCCGCCCGGCATCGCGGTCAGTCACCGCTACCTCCCCGCGAGCGATGTGAACGAGGTCGGCGGCGACTGGTACGACGTCCTGCCCCTGGCCGGCGGCAAGGCGGCCCTGCTCATCGGCGACGTCATGGGGCACGGCATCGCCGCGGCCGCGGTCATGGGCCGGCTGGCCGCCTCCGTACGGGCCCTCGCACGCCTCGACCTGCCTCCCGTACGGCTGCTGCACCAGCTGGAAGACGTCCTCGGCGACCTCGCCGAGCCGATGCTGGCCACGTTCCTGTACGTGGTCTGCGACCCGGCCACCGGGCACTGCACGGTCACCCGGGCCGGCCACCCGCCGCCCGCGCTCGTCCTGCCCGACGGCAGGGTCCGGCTCCTGGACACCCCGCCCGGAGTCCCCCTGGGCGTCGGGGGCGTCGCCTTCACCCCCGCCGAGTTCGACGTACCCCCCGGCAGCCTCCTCGTGCTCTACACCGACGGACTGATCGAAGCCCGCGGCAGCGACCTCGACGAGCGGCTCGCGGAGCTGACGCGCCTGCTCGGAGATCCCCAGCGGCACCTGGACCACGTGTGCGACTCGCTGATCACCCACCTCGTCCCGGCGGCGGCCGACGACGACGTAGCCCTCCTGGTAGCCCGCATCGGCGGCTAG
- a CDS encoding alpha/beta hydrolase yields the protein MRGITSANHRAAPGSPLAGRGLDFGPCAVVEGLAPDVRCATLRVPLDYARPDGAQIGITVSRVGATGAGGAVRQGALVYNPGGPGGNGMFFPLVAGLPEWRRVAAAYDLVGYAPRGVGRSGPPVSCQDPADHARAPSQAPPAEPDPAYKRRRVAEAREYARGCARRTGAGLASYTTLNNVRDLHVLRAALGEPKLSFMGASYGTYLGAVYATLHPGHVRRMVFDSAVDPDPRRVWYADNLAQAPGFERRWADFRAWAARHHSVYGLGGTPGAVQASYDRVRAALAREPAGGVVGTGQLHSAYLRAAYYDEVWPGRAAALAAFLRGDPGPLVELAAPDPAMAAEDENATAVYTATLCNDAPWPADWETWDRDNTELARTAPFETWTNAFLNLPCAFWPVRERQRPVDVGARPAGAAGVLPGTLVVAAERDGATPYAGALELRRRLGPRAGLVTEEGAGTHGVVGGRNDCVDAHVERYLLTGDTSGGDATCAPHPEPAPVSLDDRAASAQGHPRALLPPVV from the coding sequence TTGCGCGGCATCACCAGCGCGAACCACCGCGCGGCCCCGGGCAGCCCCCTCGCGGGGCGCGGGCTGGACTTCGGGCCCTGCGCGGTCGTCGAGGGTCTCGCTCCGGACGTGCGGTGCGCCACGCTCCGGGTGCCCCTCGACTACGCGCGGCCCGACGGAGCGCAGATCGGCATCACGGTCAGCCGGGTCGGCGCCACCGGGGCCGGCGGCGCCGTGCGGCAGGGCGCGCTCGTGTACAACCCCGGCGGGCCCGGCGGGAACGGCATGTTCTTCCCGCTCGTGGCCGGCCTGCCCGAGTGGCGGCGCGTGGCCGCCGCCTACGACCTCGTCGGTTACGCCCCGCGCGGGGTCGGCCGCTCGGGGCCCCCGGTGTCCTGCCAGGACCCGGCGGACCACGCGCGCGCCCCCTCCCAGGCCCCGCCCGCCGAACCGGACCCCGCGTACAAGCGGCGGCGCGTCGCCGAGGCCCGGGAGTACGCCCGGGGCTGCGCGCGCCGCACCGGCGCCGGCCTCGCGTCCTACACGACCCTGAACAACGTCCGCGACCTGCACGTGCTGCGGGCCGCCCTCGGCGAGCCGAAGCTGAGCTTCATGGGGGCCTCGTACGGCACGTACCTGGGGGCGGTGTACGCCACGCTCCATCCGGGCCACGTCCGCCGGATGGTCTTCGACTCGGCCGTCGATCCCGATCCCCGGCGCGTCTGGTACGCCGACAACCTCGCCCAGGCGCCCGGCTTCGAGCGCCGCTGGGCCGATTTCCGCGCCTGGGCGGCCCGCCACCACTCCGTGTACGGGCTGGGCGGCACCCCGGGCGCCGTGCAGGCCTCCTACGACCGGGTCCGGGCCGCGCTCGCCCGCGAGCCGGCGGGCGGGGTGGTCGGCACCGGGCAGCTGCACTCGGCGTACCTGCGGGCCGCGTACTACGACGAGGTCTGGCCGGGCCGCGCGGCGGCGCTGGCGGCCTTCCTGCGCGGCGATCCGGGCCCGCTCGTCGAGCTCGCCGCCCCGGATCCGGCGATGGCCGCCGAGGACGAGAACGCGACCGCCGTGTACACGGCGACGCTGTGCAACGACGCCCCCTGGCCCGCCGACTGGGAGACCTGGGACCGCGACAACACGGAACTGGCCCGCACGGCCCCCTTCGAGACCTGGACCAACGCCTTCCTGAACCTGCCCTGCGCCTTCTGGCCGGTGCGCGAGCGGCAGCGGCCGGTCGACGTGGGCGCTCGGCCGGCCGGGGCGGCCGGGGTGCTGCCCGGCACGCTGGTCGTCGCGGCGGAGCGGGACGGCGCGACCCCGTACGCGGGGGCGCTGGAGCTCCGGCGGCGGCTCGGGCCGCGGGCGGGGCTGGTGACGGAGGAGGGGGCCGGCACCCACGGGGTGGTCGGCGGACGCAACGACTGCGTGGACGCCCACGTGGAGCGGTACTTGCTGACGGGTGACACCTCGGGCGGGGATGCCACCTGTGCGCCGCATCCGGAGCCCGCACCGGTGTCGCTGGACGACCGGGCAGCGTCCGCCCAGGGGCACCCCAGGGCACTGCTGCCGCCAGTCGTCTGA